In Coturnix japonica isolate 7356 chromosome 11, Coturnix japonica 2.1, whole genome shotgun sequence, the sequence GTGAGCATTCATGCTGTGTCTGCTGTTTTCACAGGCTCCATAAATGCAAACTGTGCTACAAGcaactgaaaaacatcagtaatATTGTGAAGAACAGGTCTGGGCTCAGCGGCCGCCATGGTAGTGCCTTCAGAGAGCTGCATCTCCTCATGACTGTGCTGGAGTGACAGCTGCTACCACCACATGCGCCAACACGGGTGGCCAAACTCCCCTCTGTGCTCGGTCTGGCTGGGTTGCACTTCTCTGCGTGTTCATCCTTCCCCACGGCACAAGAGGGAATATGGATCTGTGTGGCCGGCCGCCTGTCCAGAAGCAGTGCCTGGAGGGGCAGGTGGAAGACTGGAGTGGAGCGATGCGAGGGGACCTGGCTGCAAAACGTCCCTGTTGTGGAGCAGCTTCGTTTCAGCTCTTCACCTCGCCGTCAAGCGCAGTGTCTGTGTGCTGACCTCCAGACCTGCTGCCACTTCTCCTTCACCCATGTGTGTTGTTGGTTCTTTGCCACTTGGCTCTGGCGGCCAGGCTCCTTGCGCAGCACGCCGAGGACTGCAGCTTCTTCCCCAGTAGAACCAGCTGGGGGATGAAGAGCCCTGGCCCTGCAGGAAGGACTTACCCTCCTCCCCAGGCAGGTGGGACCGGCCCCTTTAGCTTGCTGCAAAACACGTGAGCCAGGACACTGCTGCTGCACGTGGTGTAGCCACAAGGGCCAGTAATGGCGAGGGGAAGTTGTCCTCCAGCTtctctgcatccctgcaggTAACCCTGCGCCACAGAAGATGGACTTGAGGTCCGCCTGGATCTGTTGACATACATGACTTGGTTAGGACTTGTCATACATGTTTGCCTTTGGGGATGATGGtggaggagcagagggacaCGGACCGATGTCTCTGCATCCACTGCACCGCTCAACGGGACTCCCTTTTTCCTAATAAATGGCTGTCAGAACCTTCTGcccctctttcttctttcctgtggGGAGAGAGGTTCCTGCTGGTGTTTCCcgctgctcctccagccccgTCTCCTCATTTTATACACTGGAGCTGCTCTCTAGGAAATGTAACTTATCACAAATTGTATTAAAACATTTGtaagtcttttgtttttaagcgGTGTTATGTGCCTGAATCTCCTCCCCTCATCATGTCTCTCAGGGCACCAGCCACGTTCTCACCCTTCCTGCTGTGAGTAAGTGGCTGCCGTGAGTAAGAGCGGCCGTGCTGCCCGAGCTCCTTGCAGGAAGCCCGTGGGAGGTTTCGCTGTGCTGGGCAGGTCCCAGCCCTGAGAGCAGCTTGTGGCCTGTCCTCCTCCCTGACACATCCCTGCTCCACACCTGAGTGCTGGCAGCGCTCAGGGCAGTGGGCTCCAGCCTGTAACAGCCAGCGGGGCATGGAGCCCAGGGGGAAGTAACAGCAGCGCAGGGGGAACGGCTtcaatgctttatttaaaataagttttgttatAAAACAggataataatatatatattattaaaatacatagaaaCATCTAATCTTAACAAAAGACTagacttatttttccctttttatttccctttctttaatAGGATACGGTGTGGAggacagctgggagctggaaggTGCAGCACATACCTCCCGTGGTTGCAGCTGCCCcaggggctgcaatggggctcCTCTGCCCCCACTTCCACACCTACACCAacagcactgggctgcagggttactcttcttttttcctccattccaAGACCATGTAAACAGGTTATAAATATTGCAAACACATTCATCTTGACCACACTGTGATCTCTCTTGAGAAGACAACCGTTCAGTCACTTTACAATAGCTTCCTTCAAGACTGCAAAGCCCCTGCTGGTGCCAGGGGGACAGCCCTGTGGCTGCTCTCCCTTTGGGCAGGGTGCATGCAGCAGCACCGGGGCGCCTTCGTGCAATAGGGCTGAGAATCCAACAGggaaaggagctgctggggttATTCTGGCTTCAAatctgggctgtgctgctctgaatgtGGCCGGGTTGGGGGGCATGGGGTAGAGCAGGACCTTgtggcagggagctgggcacAATTACACCAAACCAAACCTCATCCATGTGCCCGCTGCTCCTGCAGCCGTGTTGCCCCCAGCACGGCGAGGTGGGGGTGCTCAGCCCCGATCCTTCCAGCCAGATACCCCAACCGTCccaaaaacaaagctgaagagGTGTCGAGGCTCCTTGCTCTGGCTAAAGCCATCTGTCCAGCAAGAATTACAAGTCACAGAGCTGCGTGTCTCACGGCGAGAGGTGCCACCACccccaggcacagctctgaAGGTGGCCGGGGCACCGAGGTGGGTGAGGGGCTGGGTCCTGCAGCACGTGTCACACGGGGACCGGCCTCAGCTTCCCTGTGGGGACACAACATGCATCAGGCTGGGCAGGGGGCACAGCCACCACAGCTCAAGGCCCCAAGCGATGCGGTCCCAGCAGCACCCCTGtaagcagcacagccctgcagccctcccagccTGGGAAGCGAGGCTGAAGCAGAGCCTGAAGCAGAGCCCATCACCAGCTCCCAGCCAACCACACTCACCTGGCAGCCACTGCTGCCCAATTCAGGCTGAAATCGAAGAGAAGAGAGGTTCAGCTGCgggcactgccctgcagcatcGCTCCCTGGCTGCCCCATGTGCAGCCCTGGCTGCTTTGCCCCATGTGGCCCctcactgccctgtgctgggacAGGGCACTTCAGGGGAAGCCCTAACCAGGCTCCTGCCAGCCAATTAGCCAGCGGTTAATGAGCCGAttacagcacagctcacaccACGCAGCTTAGCCTGTCATCAGTGGGCTGGGAGCCTCCTCCCGTGGAAGGCCATGAGTTGGGCACTCCGGGATCATGGAGCAGGACCCCCCTGTCCTCACCCACCTGAGGTCTGCAGCTTCCTGCGGATGGAGGTGCTGCGGCCGCTgggcagcccagggctgggggaTGCGTGGCTCCGGCTGGAGGATCCCGGCACATCACCCTGGGGAGAGATGGGGCACAGCCCTGGGTCAGCTGGTACCTCCAGTGATGGCACACAATGGAAGGCAATGGTGGAGCTGTGGGTACCTCCAGGTGCTCCTGGCTGGGCCAGGACACCAGCTCGGCCTTGCGGGACACAGGGCCCAGCTCCACGGAGCGGACGCGCTCGGCAAACTTCAGTGAGCACAGCGTCTCACTGCTGTTCTTCTCGGCAGGGGAGACCTGcgggtgggagcagcagcacatcacccAACTGACACCCCCACACCcacccctccctgctgctcaatGGGGTCAGGGGGCTGCTATTATTAACCCACCACCCCCAGGATAGCCCCCAGCCGCCGTCTGCACCAGGCACGACCCCGTCACCAGCAGAGAGAAGCCACGGCAGGTGGCACATTGCACAGGGGGTGGGGGACGGGGAACCCAGACCTGCACCATCATGAGGGTCTTGCTGTCCCCGCTGAGCGAGTCCTGCAGCAGGTAGGTCAGCTTGGAGTTGCGGAAGGGCACGTGGCCCTGGCGGGAGCGCAGCGCATAGATGACGTCCCCCAGCGCTGACAGTGACCTGTTGATGTACTGAGCCTCACGCAGCCGGCTGCCCTCTGCACCCGAGCGCCCGACACGCTCCGAGCCTGCCAGGTCCACCAGATTCAGCTTCCCTGGGGGCACAGACAGATGTCAGCACCGCCAGCACTACCATGCAGCCCTGCCAGGGGGCACAGCAACCACCCAGGGGCACAGCACCCACCCGTGGTGCGCAGCCCCGTGCTGCGGTCGAGGCCGCGGACGGTGACGATGAGCAGCGCGTGGGAGCGGGAGCTGTGCTCGTTCAGGTTGGTGCACTCCGTCACACGGTTGACGTGGCCAAACTCAAAGACctgagggtgaggagggggtgAGGCTGCGATCTGCTCGTCCCCCCATCCACCCGTGCcctgtgcttttatttccagtgcCCCTGCAGCACGCCCAGGGCCTATTCTGGGCTCTGTTTCTCCCCATCCTGGGACAACACTGCAGAGCCACCAACACACCGTGGGATGACTGCCAGCTCACTGCCTCACCTTGTTGATGTCCTCCACGCTCTGCACGCTGAACTCAGTCAGCCCAGGCACATAGAGCTGCCCGCTGCCATCAGGGCACAGCTTGATCTCCAGCTTCTCCTGgggctccttccccagcaggtCCCTGCGAGGGGGAACCCATCAGCACCCAGCTCCCATCAGATCAGAGCCCGCTGCCTCCAGAGGTGCAGCACAATGAAGATGTGCACTCAGGGCTGGTCCCTGCAGTGTTGGAGAGCCCCTGCGGCTGCTGCCGTCACTCCCCCAACCCCCAGCGTCCAGGCAGGgcaggaaaatgtttctcattCCCTTGGCTCCCAGAGCACAGTTTCTAAATATAACGGCCAAGGAGCCAGGCCAAGGGGAAGGGTTTGGAGCCCGGCAGAGGAAGCGGGGGGAGCCCAAATAAGCAGAAACGGCTCAAAGGGAGACAGGACCCAGACCAGTGCTTCCTTACACGGCCAACGCTGAGCCCCGAGGGCTCCACGTGATGCTGTGCCCCAGCCAAGGGCTCACATCCCTACCTGAGAGCCTCGTTGTAGATCTCGGCCACGCTGACGCTGATGGCATAGTCCCAGTCAGCCGCTTTGCTCCGCACCTCGgagaagagcagctgcagggcccGCTGGTTGATACCCGGGTTGGTGGAGGTTCCCTGGTGCATGGGGAGAGAAATGACCCGTTGGGCTTTTTCCCGATGCAGCTGAGCAGAAGCAAAGCTCAGGGGTTGCAGAAACAGCCGGGACTGGTCCAGCGCCAGCCTGCGTTAATGATAGCACTGGGACACAGGGCACTGCAAGGAAGAAGAGGGAGGCAAAGCCAGGCAAACTCACCTCCATTGTGTAGGTCTTCCCTGCCCCTGTCTGTCCATAGGCAAAAATGCAGACGTTGTACCCATCGATGCAGGAGGTGACCAGAGCCTGAACCTCTTGAAACACCTGCAGGGGGCCAGAGGGCATCAGGGGACGGTCCCACAGCCCTCATTCCTCCCACTGTTAGTGGCGTGAAGCAGCACCCACCTCCTCCTGGGACGCCTGAGGAGGAAACACCTTGTCCAACTCAAAGGACACCTGCTTCCCCTTGTGCAGGAGGTGCAGGACGGCGTCGTCATCCGCATCGAACGTCACCGCACTGACCGCCTCCGGGCCCTCTCCATCCTCCTTAGTGATGGGGCGGACTCTCCCAAAGACACGGATGTTCCCTTGGGGGAGCAGAGGCATCAATCAGCCCCGCTGTGGCACCCGGCCATTCCCTCAGCCCGGCCCCAACGCACCTTTCAGCCGCACCAGCTCGTTGTGGCACTTCTTGCGGAGCTGCAGCTCGCGGCGGTATTTGCGCAGCAGTTCCCTGTTGGTGCTGTTCACCTCCTCAATGGCTTGGCCGATCTGAGTGAAGGATGATGCTCAGCCTCCCACCCACACACCACACAGGGTGAGGGGCTCCGGGCTGACCCCATACTCACCTCAGCCCTGGCGCTCCGCAGGGTCTCCTGGAGGAGCAGGGGGAAATCCCGCACCTGCCGCTTCAGGCTGTTGTAGTCGTGGGTCAGGGTGCGCAGCGCCGGCTGCAGCGTCAGCAGGTTGGTCCGCACGCCTGTGGGCAGCATGGGGTGAGGATGGGTGGCCCTGACCCCCACGAGCCCCACAAACCCCATTGCCCTCCTCACCCGCCAGGTTCTCATGCACCGCCTTCATCTCCACTTGGGCGCGGGAAAACGCCTCTTCGATGGCACGGTTCTTCTCGTCCTCCATCGCCTGCATCTCCTCCAGCATCTGCCCATGGGCCCGCTCCAGCTCCGACTCATACATGGCAATCTGGGGGGATCGGTGGGGTAAGGCAGCACCGACAATTAATGCACATCAGTCCCAGGTGCCGCCTGGTTCACatcactgcactgctgtgcctgcagaCCCGTACCTGTGCCCGGAGCTGAGCTGCCGTCTtctgggagctctgcagctgctgctccatctccttCAGCACCTGCCTCTGCATCCCCACCTGCTCCTGCAGGTACTGATTTCGGGACTGGCTTTCACACAGCGCCTGCTTTGCCTTGGCTGACTCCACCTCCACCGTCTTGATGATGTACTGCACAAAGCGCCCACAGACGACGGTGTATTACGGACCGAGGTCACGGCACCGcggcacagccagcaggaggcACAGCCCCGCGGTGCTCACCTTTatctgctggggctgagccctgAGGCTGGCGATGGTCTCCTGGCTGTCCCGCAGCCGCCGGCTGAGCCGCTCCTCCTCCTGCGCTCTCTCGGCCAGCGAATCCTTCAGCCTCAGCTCCACCTCGGCCAGACGGTTCGTCTTCTGCTgcacctccagctccagctcgGCCAGCTTGGCTCGGGCTTCCTCCGCCTCCctctgcagctggcacagccgCTCCTGCAGCCCGGCGTTCTCCTGGCCCCAAAGCAGGCTCAGCCTTGGCCGTGGCACCCGCAGCCCCACGGCTCACCCGCAGCTCACCTGGAGGTGCGTGCAGTCCCGACACGCCGCCTGCTGCCGCCGCAGCTCCCTTAACTCCCCTTCCCGTGCCTTCATCTCCTGCCGCAGCCTCTCATTCTCAGCCACCAGCAGGTCCCGGTGCTTCTCCGCATCCGTTCCCCCCTGCGGAACGTCAGCGTGTGATGGGAGCCCCCCCCAGTCCCACTTTATCCCCCCCCCCGCAGCCGGTGAGCTCACCATCTCCGAGCGCAGCCTGCCGATCTCCTGCGCCTGCTCACGGAGGTTCGCCTTCAAGTTTTCAACCTGCACACATGGGgaagcacaaagctgtgctgtgcccccccccagcccccaccgCTCTGCTACCCGGGAAGGGATTCCCTTCCTAACACCCCGCCAGGCGAGGAGGCACCGCACCAACCCCCGTCCCAGTGAGGCTGCCGCCCCATGCAAACGACAACAGCCTCTTCTGAACCTCCGCAGATCGTCATTTAGGAGCTGCTGATTTATAACAAATGCGAACGCGCTCAACATTGTGCTGTAATTAATTATGATAAGTTATAAAGCCACTCCCTTGTGGAGTCGGCGGCGCGGCGAGCTGCCCGAGCGCATCTCCTGCGTGTGCCGGGGCAGAGGCTGAGCAGCTCAATTCAACCCTTCCTCCgctgccccccacccctttCTCAGCACAGCCCATGCAGGAGGAGGGGGACGTGGAGCCATGGCTAAGCTGCCACTCTCCTGCTTAACGAACGGTGCACCGCAGGGCTGCActccccacacacagccccaacCACTCCCTGCACCTTCCAGAACCTCAAGGATAAACCTCACAGGAAAGCACACCGCCCCACACACAGCTGGAAGGCCCCAGCCATGCACCAAGCACGGAGAAGAGttgctccctctgctccccagtGCTACAGCAGCCCCGTGCCCTACCTCCTCAGGCAGCTCCGGCAGCCGCCTGCTctccaggctgctcagggaccccttggctgtgtgctgggggctgAGGCACGGCCCGGCCATTGCTGAGCTCACGGAGCCCAGGTTCACCCCGTGCTGCACAGCCCCGGCACGCCAGCTGCCTGTCCTGCTTGTGTCATGCAGACTATGCCAACCAGATCCAGGACAATTACATCCACCTTTTTGACACCAGCGGAACAAGCCAAACCTGACTGTAATAGCTTCCACAACATCCACATGCAAATCCCTTTATTAGCAGCCTGGGTTTCAATCTCCCTGTAATGAGGGACGTCCTCACATCCACAGCTGTGTCTGCACCGGCAGGAGGAGCATTAGGGGGTCAGCACTGAGGCCAGTCCCCGTCCACAGCAGCACATCAAGCACCAACACAGACACGCACTGCTCCTCATTCAAGACAGCTGGAGCACCCTGAGCCTTCATGCTACAGATCACAACCCACAGCTGGAAGCCCGGAGTGCACCCAAAGCCCCCCTACCTGCCCTCGCAGCTGGACGGAGATGGCCATCTCCTCGCTCTCTCGGGCGGCCAGTTTctcctgcagagccagcagctcctcctgcagccgcagcttctcctcctgcagGTGCGCCATGGATGCCACCACCTTCTGGATGACGGGGAAGGGCCGCTGGGCCGGCAGACTGGCACGTTTCCCACTGCAGAACCGACCCCCTGCGGCAGGAGCGAGCACAGCGGGGTCAGGGTCAGCCAGCCCCAGGGGGACACGGGCACCCTGCAGGGAAAGGGACCCGACGGAGGCAGCaacaggagcacagcagagctgggggtcCCAGTGGTACCAATGCGTAACAGAGGGATGCTggcatcccacagcacagcctgagctgccCCGTGTGGACGTGCAgccacccagccccactgctgcctctgATTCACCCcctcagcctttttttcccctgaatgaGCAGGTGCCAGTGGAAAAACAGCATGGGATGGTGTTATTAAAGGCTGCGTCACCGAACACGGCAGTGGAATGGAAGCCAAATTCAAATGACACGGGCGACCCAAATGGTGGCCCTGCTTGTTGAGTGCGACTTTCTGACCTTCGCAGCACGAGTTTAAACACAGCTTTCTGCAAACGAAGCCTTAAATTGCTCGGTGGTTCCAGCAGGGGACGAGCTGGACTGACTCACCGCCATGCAGTGCCGGTGGAACCAGCAGCATGGATCtgggctgctccctgccttgcCTGGAAAGCAAAGGTTGGGAGGCAGAAGGCgatgctgggagctgctggctgcttgcAGGCGGGCTGACGCCGTGTGTCAGTTGTGTTTCACACACGTGCTGTAAGGTGTCAGCCATCCCAAGGCACTGACAGCTGTGGGGACTTGTGCTTTCTTCGAGCCAAGAGGCAGCGAAGAGGGACAGCCAGGAATCCGTGCTCCTCCAGAAGGGACTGCAGGAGGGTTTTTGTTCTCCTGCCCCGGGCTGCGTGCACAGCTTTGCTCAAGCACCCGCTTCCTCCTCGTAGcaaagagatgctccagccaAGGGACAGCAAACCCAAACCTGAAGGCAGCAGCCCCCCCCACCCGGTGAGCGCTGCCTCCTCCCAGCTGGGCTAGAAGACACTGCCTGCATGGCCCCATCCCTCAGCCCCGGCTGCGTCCGTGCTCCCCTCACCGGCTTTCTCCAGGCTCATGGTGCAGGCTGCCTGCCCCGGCACGGCGGGCTCACATGGGGCTGCCGGTGGTTCCTCCGTGTTGTACGGCAGGGCCGGCTGCCGGCCGTCCTCCAGCGAGACCTGCAGGGTGAAACGTGCCGCTGGGTGTGCGTGCTCCTCCATCCCCGGGACACCCACATCGCACAGGCGCTGCAAGGACGGTCCCACATCCCCACCCTCTATTGTCAAAAGGAATTCAGCCGGCTGCCTTCGGGTCTGCCCGTTACACGTCGGTGTCGTTGCGCCGGGTGGGCTTCGGCAAAGCCCTGGTGTCTCAAGGTTGAATGCAAAGGGCCGGGGCTTTTCCAGCCGCTACACCAAAGGAAAACccagaaggagggaggagaggaataCGGCAAAGGTCACAAAAGTCCGGGCTGTTGTGTAATTCCGCATTCGCCGGCttgcagggaaaagaaatatctaTCTATTTTTAATGCCACCAGTAAAGAAAAGTGCTGGCGAGGTGATTCTGCGAGGGAACGGCACGGAGCAGCTGCGTGCCCCGGTCAGAagttcccttccttccctctgctcgGGCGGCAGCGCAGCGCGGAGCGGGGACGGGCGGCCCCGCACAGGGACGGCGGCGGCAGCACCGGGCCGGCAGCCATCCCCGAGCCCACGGACCGGGCGGACCCGACCCGCACTGCCCCAAATATCGCCCTGCGGAGCGGCTGAGGCCCGAAGGAGACGGGCAGCAGGGCGAGCAGCAGGACGCGCAACCCGCAGGGCACCCCACgcccctgcagctctgcagctcgCTCCCGCTCCCCGGCCGCGCAGCAATGCGAAGAATGCGGGCTTGCCGGTtcctccccccgcccctccGCGGAGCTGGGCGCTACTCACGCTGCAGGGGCAGCTCCCGGCCCGGGCGGGCTGCCGGCATGGCACGGGGGGTCCCCGGCTCCGCGACCCCTCGGCTGCCGCAGGGAGAGCGACTCGGCACCTCGCAAAGTCCGCCGGTCCCGCTCCGCACCCCGGTCCCTCCCACCGCCGTCCCGCACACAAAGGGaagcccggcccggcccggccccgcccgctCCCGGTACCGCCCGCTCCCGGTTCCCTCCCGGTGCCGCTCACCGGCCGCCCGCTGCggctccgctccccgccccgGTCCCGCCCACCCGGGCGTCGGCACCGGCTGCTCCGCCCCGGTTCGTTGCCCTGGTAACGCCCGGGACCCCCGACGGGCGGCGGTGCCTGGGGGATGCACGGCCCCGCAATGCCACTCTCAGCCCCACGTAGCCCAACTCTGCCACTCAGCCCCTTACAGCTGCTCGTAGTCCCACACAGCCTCTCTCAGTCCTACAGAGCCCCATATAGCCCCTCTCAGCTGTACATAGCCTCACACAGCCCCGACCTGCCCCTCTCAGCCCCTTAAAGCCCCTCATAGCCTTAtccagcccccacagcccctctcAGCCCCATATAGTCTCTCTCAGCCCCACTGTGGGTGCTGTAGGTGTTCACGCAGGGCTCCCCGTGTCCGTGCAGCGGCTGCCGCTGGTTCAGCGATGACACGGGCGGACACGAGGTGACTGTAAGCATTCCAGCAGCGACTCTAAATGTCGTATTGTCACTGCCTTAATTTACGAGCTGTGAGGGCAAAATAATGTTTATGCAAATAGCTCTGGGCGTTAAGTCATTTCCTGTCCTTTGAATGCTTCAGGTTTTTTGATGGCATTGCAATTATGCAGCGGGCGTACGTTGCGTCAATTGCATCGAGAAGAGACTAAATGGGTGAGGGGAGATGGACGGCTCCCAGAGCAGGACCCCAATGCACCAGGAGATCTGGGTGCCCACCGGGCCGGTGGGGTTTATCCTAAGGATGGTACTCGGGGCTG encodes:
- the KIFC3 gene encoding kinesin-like protein KIFC3 isoform X1; its protein translation is MHALGALAALSVLGWTKDSKWRSVALQSTRGLPGARRWAAGPGPQVSLEDGRQPALPYNTEEPPAAPCEPAVPGQAACTMSLEKAGGRFCSGKRASLPAQRPFPVIQKVVASMAHLQEEKLRLQEELLALQEKLAARESEEMAISVQLRGQVENLKANLREQAQEIGRLRSEMGGTDAEKHRDLLVAENERLRQEMKAREGELRELRRQQAACRDCTHLQENAGLQERLCQLQREAEEARAKLAELELEVQQKTNRLAEVELRLKDSLAERAQEEERLSRRLRDSQETIASLRAQPQQIKYIIKTVEVESAKAKQALCESQSRNQYLQEQVGMQRQVLKEMEQQLQSSQKTAAQLRAQIAMYESELERAHGQMLEEMQAMEDEKNRAIEEAFSRAQVEMKAVHENLAGVRTNLLTLQPALRTLTHDYNSLKRQVRDFPLLLQETLRSARAEIGQAIEEVNSTNRELLRKYRRELQLRKKCHNELVRLKGNIRVFGRVRPITKEDGEGPEAVSAVTFDADDDAVLHLLHKGKQVSFELDKVFPPQASQEEVFQEVQALVTSCIDGYNVCIFAYGQTGAGKTYTMEGTSTNPGINQRALQLLFSEVRSKAADWDYAISVSVAEIYNEALRDLLGKEPQEKLEIKLCPDGSGQLYVPGLTEFSVQSVEDINKVFEFGHVNRVTECTNLNEHSSRSHALLIVTVRGLDRSTGLRTTGKLNLVDLAGSERVGRSGAEGSRLREAQYINRSLSALGDVIYALRSRQGHVPFRNSKLTYLLQDSLSGDSKTLMMVQVSPAEKNSSETLCSLKFAERVRSVELGPVSRKAELVSWPSQEHLEGDVPGSSSRSHASPSPGLPSGRSTSIRRKLQTSGKLRPVPV
- the KIFC3 gene encoding kinesin-like protein KIFC3 isoform X3, which codes for MSLEKAGGRFCSGKRASLPAQRPFPVIQKVVASMAHLQEEKLRLQEELLALQEKLAARESEEMAISVQLRGQVENLKANLREQAQEIGRLRSEMGGTDAEKHRDLLVAENERLRQEMKAREGELRELRRQQAACRDCTHLQENAGLQERLCQLQREAEEARAKLAELELEVQQKTNRLAEVELRLKDSLAERAQEEERLSRRLRDSQETIASLRAQPQQIKYIIKTVEVESAKAKQALCESQSRNQYLQEQVGMQRQVLKEMEQQLQSSQKTAAQLRAQIAMYESELERAHGQMLEEMQAMEDEKNRAIEEAFSRAQVEMKAVHENLAGVRTNLLTLQPALRTLTHDYNSLKRQVRDFPLLLQETLRSARAEIGQAIEEVNSTNRELLRKYRRELQLRKKCHNELVRLKGNIRVFGRVRPITKEDGEGPEAVSAVTFDADDDAVLHLLHKGKQVSFELDKVFPPQASQEEVFQEVQALVTSCIDGYNVCIFAYGQTGAGKTYTMEGTSTNPGINQRALQLLFSEVRSKAADWDYAISVSVAEIYNEALRDLLGKEPQEKLEIKLCPDGSGQLYVPGLTEFSVQSVEDINKVFEFGHVNRVTECTNLNEHSSRSHALLIVTVRGLDRSTGLRTTGKLNLVDLAGSERVGRSGAEGSRLREAQYINRSLSALGDVIYALRSRQGHVPFRNSKLTYLLQDSLSGDSKTLMMVQVSPAEKNSSETLCSLKFAERVRSVELGPVSRKAELVSWPSQEHLEGDVPGSSSRSHASPSPGLPSGRSTSIRRKLQTSGKLRPVPV
- the KIFC3 gene encoding kinesin-like protein KIFC3 isoform X2, whose product is MHALGALAALSVLGWTKDSKWRSVALQSTRGLPGARRWAAGPGPQVSLEDGRQPALPYNTEEPPAAPCEPAVPGQAACTMSLEKAGGRFCSGKRASLPAQRPFPVIQKVVASMAHLQEEKLRLQEELLALQEKLAARESEEMAISVQLRGQVENLKANLREQAQEIGRLRSEMGGTDAEKHRDLLVAENERLRQEMKAREGELRELRRQQAACRDCTHLQENAGLQERLCQLQREAEEARAKLAELELEVQQKTNRLAEVELRLKDSLAERAQEEERLSRRLRDSQETIASLRAQPQQIKYIIKTVEVESAKAKQALCESQSRNQYLQEQVGMQRQVLKEMEQQLQSSQKTAAQLRAQIAMYESELERAHGQMLEEMQAMEDEKNRAIEEAFSRAQVEMKAVHENLAGVRTNLLTLQPALRTLTHDYNSLKRQVRDFPLLLQETLRSARAEIGQAIEEVNSTNRELLRKYRRELQLRKKCHNELVRLKGNIRVFGRVRPITKEDGEGPEAVSAVTFDADDDAVLHLLHKGKQVSFELDKVFPPQASQEEVFQEVQALVTSCIDGYNVCIFAYGQTGAGKTYTMEGTSTNPGINQRALQLLFSEVRSKAADWDYAISVSVAEIYNEALRDLLGKEPQEKLEIKLCPDGSGQLYVPGLTEFSVQSVEDINKVFEFGHVNRVTECTNLNEHSSRSHALLIVTVRGLDRSTGLRTTGKLNLVDLAGSERVGRSGAEGSRLREAQYINRSLSALGDVIYALRSRQGHVPFRNSKLTYLLQDSLSGDSKTLMMVQVSPAEKNSSETLCSLKFAERVRSVELGPVSRKAELVSWPSQEHLEGDVPGSSSRSHASPSPGLPSGRSTSIRRKLQTSA